The Candidatus Neomarinimicrobiota bacterium region ATTAGGCGCACCAGGCGAACGACAAACCACCTTCAATGGCTTATATTCCGGCACGATGATAATGCCGCCGCCATATCGCCCCGCCCTGCCCTTGGTCCCGCCGCAGGCGGTGGCTCCCGGTTCCGCAGAAAGCGGGGAGTTTACCCCGCGTAACGAAGTGTAGCGGGGCTGGATGTGGAGTAGAAAATTCTACACCCCGGATTTACCCCTCCCGTCGGGAAAAACTTTTAAAATGCTGGATTTTGTATGGATTTTGTTGAATTTTAAGGGCTCTTCCTGGTCACGCTTTGGCGGCCGGTCACATTGCTCTTTCATATAGCCCGATTGACCGCGGGCATCCGGGGGGTACCCCTGGGGGCGGTATCAAATCCTCCGTCGGGAAGGTGACCCTATCATGATACTGGTATGACCCCAATACGAACCGACGGTGAGCTTAAAGACTTCAAAGACTTGCGATTTCACTTGAAAGTGCTTAGAATTGGATACCTCTTGAATACCAGTTTATACCCGGCCCCGTTCCAATCCGTCTCCAAGGATCGGGGCCATTATTTTCCAGGTGCTGAGTAGCTCTTTCTGGTATCCGCTGTAGTGGGGAGCGTGACGAGGCTAAGCGACTGGCATCGTTGAGATTACTAACTGTGGAAACCCGTTGATACTAAGGTCTTTCTGGTCTACTTTCAAATCCTGATTAAAATAGCTTTATTAGCCGGGTCATTGATATGAGCCATGGCTGGTGTATAAGAAAAGTCAATCTGCAATTCTTCATCCGAGGCGGGGTGCGATGAAGAAGGTGAGGGTAGTCGTATCCGGGAGGGTCCAGGGGGTGTGGTTTAGGGCTTCCACTTATGATAAGGCTAAGGAATTTGGAGTAAACGGATATGTCAGAAATACGATTAGCGGTGATGTTGAATTCGTGGCAGAGGGCGAGGATTCTAAAGTGGATCGGCTCATTCAGTGGGCCAGGCATGGGCCGCCGCTAGCGCGGGTTGATCATATAGAAGTGGTTGTTCTGGAGTATGATAATGAGTATCCAGATTTCAGTGTCAGGCATTGAAGCCGCCTGTCAACTTGGTGTGGCCCCGCGCTATCCCCGCTACTGACTTCTGGCTGTTAGGCTTCATTGCGATGTGGAGTTTCTTGCTCCCCAGTATCCGAATAAGGTAAACTTGCGCGACAATGAAGGGATTGACAATCCCAGACAACCGGCAACAGCACGTACCTCACCTGAAAGTGGGGGGACGACCTCTACACCCATACCCTCAGCATGCTCATTTCTACATCCGCATGCGGCAGATTAGTCTAATCTTGGCACTGGCTCTGTTTGCCAGCTGCGCCTACTTCAATACCTTTTATAACGCCACCATCTATTATGACACGGGTGTGAAGGCTCTGGAGACGGCAGGTGCCTCAGGTAGCGCTAATATACCTAAACTGGCCAGCGATGCTTTCGGGAAAGCAATCGAAAAATCCTTGAAAGTCATCGAGAAGTATCCTGAAAGTCGCTATGTCGACGACGCCTTTTTCATCATTGGCCGGAGCTATTTCTATCGCCAGGAGTACGGTTTGGCTGAAAGGTATCTGCGACAACTTCTGCAAGAATATCCCTGGAGTCCCTTTTCTAGTGATGCCCGCATCTGGTTGGCGAAAGTCCATGCCCAGCTGGGCCTGACCGATATGGTGGAAGAGGACCTGGCGCCCATTCTCGCCTTACCTGATCCACCGCCGGCCTTACTTGCTGAAATCTATATGCTTCGCGGAGATATAGCCTTGCGCCAGGGAAATGTCTCAGCGGCTATTACCGCCTTCCAAAAAGGGGCGCAACTGGCTAGCGATGCCACTCAGCAGTCTGCCATCTACTACCAACTTTACGAACTAACTGAGGAACAGGAAGACTACGCCGCAGCCCTCGGCTTTCTGGATCGCTATGCGCGAACCACCCCAAGTGAGAGCGAACGTATCAACTCGCGGCTCACTCGAGTACAGTTGCTGCAAAAAATGGGTGACCTTGAAGGGGCATATAAGGAAATCCGCAACATGGTGTCGCTCACGGAATTTGCCAGTATCATTCCCGGACTACAGCTGGAACTGGGTAAAATCGAGCTTCGCCGAGAGAACTGGACTGAAGCCCTGAACCGCTTTGGTGAGGTCATTGATGAGTTCGCCACCTTGCCGGAGGCTAGCGAGGCGGCTTACCGCGCGGGGGAAATCCATTTCACCCAATTCTACGACATCGACCAAGCCCGAGACAATTTCAGGCGTGTTAAACGCAACACCACCTACTATCAACCTGCCCAGGTAAAACTGGAACAAATTGCCACCCTCAAAGACATGAATAAGAAGATCACCACCCTTCGGTCGCAGCTGGGCCTGGACAAGCCAGCGGAAGAAGAGTCGCTAGTAGAGGGGATTGCAATCCAAAGTCCTGGGGAGGAGGCACTCCCGGGTAAAGCCGTGCAAGAAATCGACTCAACCAGACCCGCCCTGGATACCGCTGAAGTTCGCCAGAATCTGGCCTATGCCATGTATCGACTCGGTGAAATTCAACTTTTTGAAATGGAGGACGTTGGTAACGGGCTAACAATTATGGCTGATATCGTGTCCAATTTCGATAACACCGAAGTCGCCGCCCAGGCTGCCTACGTGCTCTATACTCACACGCGAGACAACCCGGATCAGGCTACCTTCTGGCGGACCATCATCCTGGAAAAGTATCCCACTTCACCTTATGGCTTGCTTCTGAGTGCTAGGGGTCCAACGACGGGAGATCGCGAACTTGATTCACTGATAACCCTTGCCGATGAAGCCATCCCTCATAATCCGCGCCGGGCACTTTATCTTTTCCGAAAGATTCATGAGCAATTTGGCACGGAGCAATCATCCTATGCCATTGCCTACCTCTACGATGAGTATCTGGCCCAGCTGGACAGCGCCATTGTTGCTTATGATGAGTACCTGTCGCTCTTCCCGACTGGAATGTTTAGTTCGGACACCAATAGGCGGCTCAACTTTCTCCGGCGGATCAAGGCCGGTCTCCCATCAACTGAAGATGAACCTGAGCCCGTTACA contains the following coding sequences:
- a CDS encoding acylphosphatase yields the protein MKKVRVVVSGRVQGVWFRASTYDKAKEFGVNGYVRNTISGDVEFVAEGEDSKVDRLIQWARHGPPLARVDHIEVVVLEYDNEYPDFSVRH
- a CDS encoding tetratricopeptide repeat protein, which codes for MALALFASCAYFNTFYNATIYYDTGVKALETAGASGSANIPKLASDAFGKAIEKSLKVIEKYPESRYVDDAFFIIGRSYFYRQEYGLAERYLRQLLQEYPWSPFSSDARIWLAKVHAQLGLTDMVEEDLAPILALPDPPPALLAEIYMLRGDIALRQGNVSAAITAFQKGAQLASDATQQSAIYYQLYELTEEQEDYAAALGFLDRYARTTPSESERINSRLTRVQLLQKMGDLEGAYKEIRNMVSLTEFASIIPGLQLELGKIELRRENWTEALNRFGEVIDEFATLPEASEAAYRAGEIHFTQFYDIDQARDNFRRVKRNTTYYQPAQVKLEQIATLKDMNKKITTLRSQLGLDKPAEEESLVEGIAIQSPGEEALPGKAVQEIDSTRPALDTAEVRQNLAYAMYRLGEIQLFEMEDVGNGLTIMADIVSNFDNTEVAAQAAYVLYTHTRDNPDQATFWRTIILEKYPTSPYGLLLSARGPTTGDRELDSLITLADEAIPHNPRRALYLFRKIHEQFGTEQSSYAIAYLYDEYLAQLDSAIVAYDEYLSLFPTGMFSSDTNRRLNFLRRIKAGLPSTEDEPEPVTAEGINQEVVTDTLSIEEDVSPVREVPEP